Proteins encoded together in one Elusimicrobiota bacterium window:
- the cydB gene encoding cytochrome d ubiquinol oxidase subunit II has product MDLHIFWFVLLGVLMAGYAILDGFDLGVGILHPLAKTDDERRIFMNSIGPLWDGNEVWLVTFGGALFAAFPRAYATLFSGMYNAFMLLVLCLILRAVSMEFRSKRHSKHWRSFWDWTFFGASLTTVLLFGTAVGNCFRGLPIGLDGELRLSFLGLLTPYPVLVGLFAIVTAAMHGSIYLYLKTEGSLQARLQKWIWRLFGWFLITYLLTTIFTLVSFPRAVENFTHHPWAWAVVILNVLAVANIPRAVFHGRAFEAFLSSGASIAAFVFLFGLALFPNLAVSTLDPTASLTIYNAASSEKTLKIMRLMAFLGMPFVLAYTAVIYWVFRGKVEIGKFSY; this is encoded by the coding sequence ATGGACCTTCATATTTTCTGGTTTGTTCTCTTAGGCGTCCTCATGGCTGGCTACGCCATTCTGGACGGGTTCGATTTGGGGGTGGGGATCCTGCATCCGCTCGCAAAAACCGATGACGAACGACGCATTTTCATGAATTCCATTGGTCCCCTATGGGACGGAAACGAAGTTTGGCTGGTCACCTTTGGGGGAGCCCTTTTCGCCGCGTTTCCCCGGGCCTACGCCACCCTATTTTCCGGCATGTACAACGCGTTTATGCTTTTAGTCCTCTGCCTGATTCTCCGGGCGGTCTCCATGGAGTTTCGGAGCAAACGCCACTCCAAACATTGGCGTTCTTTCTGGGACTGGACTTTCTTTGGGGCCAGTCTCACCACTGTTTTACTGTTCGGGACCGCCGTGGGAAACTGTTTCCGCGGTCTTCCCATTGGGCTGGATGGCGAACTGCGGCTTTCCTTTCTCGGCCTTCTCACGCCCTATCCCGTTCTCGTGGGACTTTTTGCCATCGTCACCGCCGCCATGCACGGGTCCATTTATCTCTATCTTAAAACTGAAGGTTCCCTTCAAGCCCGTCTCCAAAAATGGATTTGGCGGCTCTTCGGCTGGTTCCTTATCACTTACCTGCTCACCACCATTTTCACGCTTGTTTCCTTTCCCCGCGCCGTCGAAAACTTCACCCACCACCCCTGGGCCTGGGCCGTGGTGATCTTGAACGTTCTGGCCGTGGCCAACATCCCCCGAGCCGTTTTTCATGGCCGGGCCTTTGAAGCCTTTCTCTCCAGCGGGGCGTCCATCGCGGCCTTCGTCTTCCTTTTCGGCCTCGCCCTCTTCCCCAACCTCGCCGTCTCGACCCTCGACCCCACCGCCAGTCTCACCATCTATAACGCCGCTTCTTCGGAGAAAACCTTAAAAATCATGCGCCTCATGGCCTTCCTCGGCATGCCCTTCGTCCTGGCGTACACGGCAGTGATATATTGGGTGTTCCGTGGAAAAGTGGAGATTGGGAAGTTCAGTTATTAA
- a CDS encoding cytochrome ubiquinol oxidase subunit I — protein MDVLFLSRLQFALTIMFHYLFPPLTIGLGALMVAMEGLYLKTKNPQYEIMAKFWTKIFAVNFAMGVATGIVMEFQFGTNWANYSRFVGDVFGSALAAEGIFAFFLESGFLAILVFGWDKVSPRMHFFSTLMVFVGSVFSSVWITIANSWQQTPSGFHIVGEGAAARAEITDFWAMIFNPSSMDRLIHVWLGAFSMGGFFVMSVSAYYLLKGRHRDLAQKSFTLALFLATAASWAQLASGHHQARVVAVHQPAKLAAFEGHYQTGDGGAPLTLLGHPDAKTETTTGLKIPGLLSFMIHGNFTTPVPGLDRFKKEDRPPVALTFHAYHVMVGLGFLMIGLTGWALWARIRGRLFENRFLLWIFVFAVLAPLAANQLGWVAAEVGRQPWIVYGLLRTSDALSPVVRANQVLGSILMFGVIYALLFAVWFVVMDHKIKQGPEDVPTPPQGPGRGFIHTAGDVRSSGSLTEGKE, from the coding sequence ATGGACGTTCTCTTTCTCTCCCGCCTTCAGTTCGCGCTGACCATTATGTTCCACTACCTGTTTCCCCCACTCACCATAGGATTGGGAGCTCTGATGGTTGCCATGGAAGGCCTGTACCTGAAAACAAAGAATCCCCAATACGAAATCATGGCCAAGTTTTGGACGAAGATCTTCGCCGTCAACTTTGCGATGGGGGTGGCTACCGGCATTGTCATGGAGTTCCAGTTCGGGACCAATTGGGCCAACTATTCCCGTTTCGTGGGAGACGTGTTCGGGTCCGCCCTCGCCGCGGAGGGAATTTTTGCCTTCTTTTTGGAATCGGGCTTTTTGGCCATTCTGGTGTTCGGTTGGGATAAAGTCTCCCCCCGGATGCATTTTTTCTCAACGCTCATGGTGTTCGTGGGCTCCGTCTTTTCGTCCGTTTGGATCACCATCGCAAACAGTTGGCAGCAAACTCCCTCGGGGTTTCACATCGTGGGAGAAGGCGCGGCCGCGCGAGCCGAAATCACCGATTTCTGGGCCATGATATTTAATCCGTCCAGCATGGACCGACTGATCCACGTGTGGTTAGGGGCTTTTTCCATGGGCGGTTTTTTTGTGATGAGCGTGTCCGCCTATTATCTGCTCAAAGGGCGCCATCGGGATCTTGCCCAAAAAAGTTTTACTTTGGCTCTCTTTCTCGCCACCGCCGCCAGTTGGGCCCAACTGGCTTCCGGTCACCATCAAGCGCGCGTGGTGGCCGTTCATCAACCAGCGAAATTAGCGGCTTTTGAAGGCCATTATCAAACCGGAGACGGCGGCGCTCCGCTTACCCTTTTGGGCCACCCCGACGCAAAAACAGAAACCACCACAGGCCTAAAAATCCCCGGCCTCCTAAGTTTCATGATCCACGGGAACTTCACCACACCGGTCCCCGGCCTCGACCGGTTCAAGAAAGAAGACCGTCCCCCCGTTGCCCTCACCTTTCATGCCTACCATGTCATGGTGGGCCTAGGGTTTCTAATGATCGGATTAACCGGGTGGGCCCTGTGGGCCAGGATTCGGGGTCGACTCTTTGAAAACCGATTCCTCCTCTGGATTTTTGTCTTTGCGGTTTTGGCGCCCCTGGCCGCCAACCAATTGGGGTGGGTCGCCGCGGAGGTGGGCCGCCAACCCTGGATCGTGTATGGACTTCTCCGAACGTCGGACGCCCTCTCCCCTGTGGTCAGAGCAAATCAAGTGTTGGGGTCCATCCTTATGTTCGGCGTCATTTACGCTCTGCTGTTTGCCGTCTGGTTTGTGGTCATGGATCACAAGATCAAACAGGGTCCCGAGGATGTCCCCACCCCTCCCCAGGGACCCGGCCGTGGTTTTATTCACACCGCCGGCGACGTCCGGTCGAGCGGCTCGTTAACGGAAGGAAAAGAGTAA
- a CDS encoding ammonium transporter — protein MDSGDTAWVLLSAALVLLMTPALAFFYGGLVRRKNMLSVLMQCFAVMGLITVQWVLVGYSLSFGPTIKGVIGNLHWMGLNGVGLAPNLDYAPTIPHQAFMIYQCMFAIITPGLILGAFAERMKFSAYVLFALLWSTLVYDPVAHWVWGAGGFLKETGALDFAGGAVVHVNAGMAALAAALVLGKRRGFPTRISPPHNLPFAVLGAGLLWFGWFGFNAGSALGSGTLATTAFVSTHIAAATAGLVWAGLDWLVNRHATMLGTITGAVAGLVAITPAAGFVTPLGAMAIGLTSAGICFISVMYVKVKFGYDDSLDAFGVHGVGGIWGAIATGLWATLAVNAGGANGLLHGNPSLLWIQTQAVLITGIYSFVLSFALLKLVDVLVGLRVTEQDERIGLDLTQHREAAYTVID, from the coding sequence ATTGATTCGGGGGATACCGCCTGGGTCCTTCTCTCCGCCGCGTTGGTTCTCCTGATGACACCGGCTTTGGCCTTCTTTTACGGAGGGTTGGTTCGGCGGAAGAACATGTTGTCGGTGCTCATGCAATGTTTTGCCGTCATGGGCCTGATCACGGTCCAATGGGTTTTGGTGGGATACAGCCTCTCTTTTGGTCCGACCATCAAGGGAGTGATCGGGAACCTCCACTGGATGGGTCTTAACGGGGTCGGCTTGGCCCCCAACCTGGACTACGCACCCACGATTCCCCATCAGGCGTTTATGATTTACCAATGCATGTTCGCCATCATCACTCCGGGCCTCATTCTCGGAGCTTTTGCCGAACGCATGAAGTTTTCTGCCTATGTCCTTTTTGCCCTCCTCTGGAGCACCCTGGTGTACGACCCCGTTGCCCATTGGGTTTGGGGCGCGGGAGGATTTTTAAAAGAGACCGGAGCCCTGGATTTCGCGGGTGGCGCTGTGGTCCATGTCAACGCCGGGATGGCCGCCCTGGCCGCTGCTCTGGTATTGGGAAAACGGCGGGGGTTTCCCACCCGGATCTCCCCCCCCCACAACCTCCCCTTTGCCGTTTTGGGAGCAGGACTTTTATGGTTCGGGTGGTTTGGGTTTAACGCTGGGAGTGCCCTGGGTTCCGGAACACTGGCCACCACGGCCTTCGTGTCCACCCATATCGCGGCGGCCACCGCAGGGCTGGTTTGGGCCGGGTTGGATTGGCTTGTGAACCGGCACGCGACCATGCTGGGGACCATCACGGGAGCCGTGGCCGGCCTTGTGGCCATTACACCCGCGGCGGGGTTTGTCACCCCGCTGGGGGCCATGGCCATTGGGCTTACCTCCGCGGGCATCTGTTTTATTTCGGTCATGTATGTAAAAGTCAAATTCGGTTATGACGATTCCTTGGACGCGTTCGGGGTTCACGGCGTGGGGGGGATTTGGGGAGCCATTGCCACGGGCTTATGGGCCACTCTTGCCGTGAATGCCGGTGGGGCGAACGGACTTCTCCATGGAAATCCAAGTTTACTCTGGATTCAAACCCAGGCGGTCTTGATCACGGGGATTTATTCTTTTGTTCTGAGTTTCGCCCTCCTCAAGTTGGTGGACGTTTTGGTGGGCCTCCGGGTCACTGAGCAGGACGAACGAATCGGTCTCGATCTCACCCAGCATCGGGAAGCGGCCTACACAGTCATCGATTGA
- a CDS encoding P-II family nitrogen regulator, with protein MKLIIAMVQPHKVADVKKALDDAQIHLMTVSNVLGSGRQKGYTESFRGAKYEVNLLKKVRFDIAVNDEYVEPCIAAITKAARTGNIGDGKIFVVALEEAVRIRTGEKGKAAIG; from the coding sequence ATGAAACTGATCATAGCCATGGTTCAACCGCACAAAGTAGCGGACGTTAAAAAAGCCTTGGATGACGCGCAGATTCATCTCATGACCGTGTCCAATGTCCTGGGGTCCGGCCGTCAGAAAGGGTATACCGAAAGCTTCCGCGGCGCTAAGTACGAAGTCAACCTCCTAAAAAAGGTTCGTTTCGACATCGCTGTTAACGACGAGTATGTGGAGCCCTGCATCGCGGCCATCACCAAAGCCGCTCGAACGGGGAACATTGGGGACGGAAAAATCTTCGTGGTGGCTCTTGAAGAAGCCGTCCGCATTCGAACCGGAGAAAAGGGTAAAGCCGCCATCGGCTAA
- a CDS encoding ammonium transporter, giving the protein MEVIMLSQIKRCLWRGGLFALLVWGTGLTTVVLRAEEPAVPTMETVVATDPALVGRLEAIEQGLTDRKVVSDTLWVLLAGFLVFWMNAGFALVESGMCRAKNAVNILSKNFIVFAVSSLAFYFVGWGIMFGDGNGFMGLKGLFMLTGADNSPATGDAYAGVYSAINWTGIPLSAKFFFQLVFAGTAATIVSGCVAERIKYLSFVVFSAVLVAVAYPITGHWIWGGGWLASLGFWDFAGSTAVHTVGGVAGLAGILVLGPRIGKYRPDGTPNAIPGHNMTSATLGCLILWLGWFGFNPGSTMAADAGAISYILITTNLAAAAGLLTATLTAWLVMGKPDLGMTINGCLAGMVAITAPCAFVTMPASILIGGIAGVIVVFAVMFFDKIKIDDPVGALAVHLTNGIWGTVAVGLFAVDKITGAGTGNGLFYGGGFKLLGVQILGSATVILFTLVVSLLFWFVVKAIMGVRVSREEEIRGLDIGEHGMEAYAGFQIYLTEYGLAPAGDPEPESTKAGR; this is encoded by the coding sequence ATGGAGGTCATTATGCTGTCCCAAATTAAACGATGTCTCTGGCGCGGTGGACTTTTCGCGCTCTTGGTCTGGGGAACCGGTCTTACTACGGTCGTCCTTCGGGCCGAGGAACCCGCCGTTCCAACGATGGAAACCGTTGTGGCAACAGACCCCGCCCTGGTGGGACGATTGGAAGCCATTGAACAAGGACTCACCGATCGGAAAGTCGTTTCCGATACGCTCTGGGTCCTCTTGGCGGGTTTCTTGGTGTTCTGGATGAACGCCGGGTTCGCCCTGGTGGAGTCTGGCATGTGCCGCGCCAAAAACGCGGTCAACATTCTCTCCAAAAACTTCATCGTCTTCGCTGTGAGTTCCCTCGCCTTTTATTTTGTGGGCTGGGGAATCATGTTTGGAGACGGGAACGGGTTTATGGGGTTGAAAGGACTCTTTATGTTAACGGGGGCCGATAACAGCCCAGCCACCGGGGACGCCTACGCCGGGGTCTACAGCGCCATCAACTGGACCGGCATTCCTCTCTCTGCAAAGTTCTTCTTTCAATTGGTTTTTGCGGGAACGGCCGCCACCATCGTCTCCGGTTGCGTTGCGGAACGGATCAAATATCTTTCGTTTGTTGTGTTCAGCGCGGTACTCGTTGCTGTGGCCTACCCGATCACAGGACATTGGATCTGGGGAGGCGGGTGGTTGGCTTCCTTGGGTTTCTGGGACTTTGCCGGATCCACAGCCGTTCACACCGTGGGCGGCGTGGCGGGATTGGCCGGAATTTTAGTCTTGGGCCCCCGCATCGGGAAATACCGTCCTGACGGAACCCCGAACGCGATCCCGGGTCACAACATGACATCGGCCACCCTGGGATGTTTGATCCTCTGGCTTGGTTGGTTCGGGTTTAACCCGGGGTCCACGATGGCCGCAGACGCCGGAGCCATTAGCTACATTCTCATCACCACCAACCTGGCCGCGGCCGCGGGTCTTTTAACCGCCACCTTGACCGCCTGGCTCGTGATGGGCAAACCCGACCTGGGTATGACCATTAACGGTTGTTTGGCGGGGATGGTGGCGATCACCGCCCCCTGCGCCTTCGTGACGATGCCCGCCTCCATCCTCATTGGGGGAATCGCTGGCGTGATCGTGGTCTTTGCCGTCATGTTCTTTGATAAAATCAAGATCGACGACCCTGTTGGCGCCCTGGCCGTGCATTTAACCAACGGCATCTGGGGCACCGTGGCTGTGGGTCTCTTCGCCGTTGACAAGATCACCGGGGCGGGAACCGGAAACGGTCTCTTCTACGGCGGTGGGTTTAAGCTCCTGGGCGTTCAGATCCTGGGTTCTGCCACCGTGATTCTGTTCACTCTGGTGGTTTCCCTCCTCTTCTGGTTTGTTGTGAAAGCCATCATGGGCGTTCGCGTGAGCCGTGAAGAGGAAATTCGAGGGCTGGACATTGGCGAGCACGGTATGGAAGCCTACGCGGGCTTCCAAATCTATCTGACCGAGTACGGCCTCGCTCCCGCTGGGGATCCCGAGCCGGAATCGACTAAGGCGGGGAGGTAA
- a CDS encoding amino acid permease: MIKKVRNWVFGPAKNPLDPNVFHNVSLIAFFAWVGLGADGLSSSCYGPEEAFRALGPYTHLAIPLAIAVALTVFILSASYSQLIEAFPSGGGGYLVATKLIGPIPGLVSGSALLIDYILTVAISIASGADAIFSFLPEQFLPYKFGATLLCLGVLVALNLRGVKESIVILTPIFIVFLVTHMIVIGYGIFSHGDELPGLVGATMTETREGIGTLGLLAMVGIFLRAFCLGGGTFTGIEAVSNGLQILREPRVSTGKRTMKYMAFSLALTAGGILIAYVLNGVHHAEGRTMNAVLIQGLVEGWPGGKAFLLITLLSEGALLLVAAQAGFLAGPRTMSNMAIDNWLPRRLTNLSDRLVIKDGVVFIGIAALAMLLYSKASVRILVVMYSINVFLTFSLTQYGMVVHWLKKRGDNWKRKIAINFLGLLVTAGVLVVTSVIKFQEGGWVTLVITGALIIFCFWVHAHYRDTSKALQHLDDILTHLPLPEEAPETKKLPSKPTAVLLVNGYNGMGIHSLLSIHRLFPGHFKNFVFVSVGVIDSDRFKGKAEIENLRGSTQADLDKYTQLSQRMGLYAESKLTLGTDVIEGLERICDQVAQEWPKRVFFMGQLAFEGETFWTRFLHNRTSFVLQRRLLFNGQQAVILPIRVRLKPISLPK, translated from the coding sequence ATGATTAAGAAAGTTCGAAATTGGGTCTTTGGGCCAGCAAAAAACCCTCTAGATCCGAATGTATTTCATAATGTTTCATTAATTGCTTTCTTTGCCTGGGTCGGGTTGGGGGCGGATGGGTTAAGCTCCTCTTGTTACGGCCCAGAAGAAGCCTTCCGCGCCCTGGGCCCTTACACCCACTTGGCCATTCCCCTGGCTATTGCTGTTGCTTTAACTGTTTTTATTCTTTCCGCCAGCTATTCTCAACTCATTGAAGCGTTTCCCTCCGGTGGAGGAGGGTATCTGGTCGCCACGAAACTCATAGGCCCCATTCCTGGACTAGTTTCTGGATCGGCTCTCTTGATTGACTACATCTTGACGGTCGCCATTTCCATTGCCTCGGGGGCCGACGCCATTTTCAGCTTTCTACCGGAACAATTCCTCCCTTACAAATTCGGTGCCACCCTCCTCTGTTTGGGGGTCCTGGTGGCCCTTAACCTCCGCGGCGTTAAAGAGTCCATCGTTATTTTAACCCCAATTTTTATCGTATTCCTTGTGACACACATGATTGTCATCGGTTATGGGATCTTTTCCCATGGGGATGAATTACCCGGATTGGTTGGGGCCACCATGACAGAAACCCGTGAAGGCATTGGAACACTGGGTCTTTTGGCCATGGTCGGAATTTTTCTCCGGGCCTTCTGCCTGGGCGGTGGGACTTTTACCGGGATTGAAGCGGTGTCCAACGGTCTCCAGATTCTCCGCGAACCACGTGTTTCCACGGGAAAACGGACCATGAAATACATGGCCTTCTCCTTGGCCCTCACCGCTGGGGGCATCCTGATTGCTTACGTCTTAAATGGGGTCCACCACGCGGAAGGACGCACCATGAACGCGGTATTGATCCAGGGACTCGTGGAGGGATGGCCGGGAGGAAAAGCTTTTCTTCTCATCACCCTCCTGTCCGAAGGAGCCCTGCTCCTGGTGGCCGCCCAAGCCGGCTTCTTGGCAGGGCCCCGTACCATGTCGAACATGGCCATCGATAATTGGCTCCCCCGCCGCCTCACAAACCTTTCGGACCGGTTGGTCATCAAGGACGGGGTGGTTTTTATTGGAATCGCGGCTTTGGCCATGCTCCTCTATTCCAAAGCCTCCGTTCGGATCCTGGTCGTCATGTATTCCATCAATGTGTTTCTCACGTTTTCGCTCACCCAATACGGGATGGTGGTCCATTGGTTGAAAAAACGTGGGGACAATTGGAAACGGAAAATAGCGATTAATTTTCTGGGACTCCTGGTGACCGCAGGTGTTTTAGTGGTGACTTCCGTTATTAAATTTCAAGAAGGGGGATGGGTCACCTTGGTGATTACGGGGGCCCTCATCATTTTTTGTTTTTGGGTCCACGCTCATTACCGAGACACATCAAAAGCCCTCCAACATCTCGATGACATTCTGACCCATCTCCCCCTTCCCGAAGAAGCCCCAGAAACCAAGAAACTACCATCCAAACCCACGGCTGTTCTCTTGGTGAACGGGTATAATGGGATGGGAATCCATTCTCTGCTCTCTATTCACCGTCTCTTTCCGGGGCATTTCAAGAATTTCGTGTTCGTTTCTGTGGGAGTGATCGATTCGGACCGGTTTAAGGGAAAAGCGGAAATAGAGAATCTCCGGGGATCAACCCAGGCCGATTTGGATAAATACACTCAACTCTCCCAACGGATGGGATTGTATGCGGAATCGAAATTAACCTTGGGGACCGACGTCATTGAGGGGCTTGAGCGTATTTGCGACCAAGTGGCCCAAGAATGGCCCAAAAGGGTCTTTTTTATGGGCCAATTGGCGTTCGAAGGAGAAACTTTCTGGACCCGTTTCCTTCATAACCGAACATCGTTTGTTCTGCAGCGCCGGCTGTTGTTCAATGGCCAGCAGGCGGTTATCTTGCCGATTCGGGTTCGATTAAAACCGATTTCTTTACCAAAGTAA
- a CDS encoding response regulator — translation MKLKAYGTHKVAKICHVTPPTVGRWIAEGLLPSFTTGGGHRRVWDEDLLVFLKSHNIPIPAELLIPTGPLRVLVVDDEDRLRKLVIRSLRRGLPEGEFHEAADGFEAGRKIAELIPALVVLDLRLPGLDGARVCESVRADEKLRDISVLAISGYDPGVTGPEALAAGADVFLPKPFRPDQILSEAKKLLPHSFL, via the coding sequence ATGAAACTAAAAGCCTACGGGACCCATAAGGTTGCAAAGATCTGCCACGTGACGCCGCCCACGGTGGGGCGGTGGATCGCGGAGGGGTTGTTGCCGTCGTTCACCACAGGCGGTGGCCATCGTCGCGTTTGGGATGAAGATCTTCTTGTTTTTTTAAAAAGCCATAACATTCCCATTCCTGCTGAACTTTTAATTCCTACGGGGCCGCTCCGGGTCTTGGTGGTTGACGATGAAGACCGCCTGCGAAAGTTGGTCATTCGCTCGCTTCGCCGGGGATTACCGGAGGGGGAGTTTCACGAAGCGGCCGACGGTTTTGAAGCCGGCCGAAAGATCGCGGAACTGATTCCCGCTCTCGTGGTGTTGGATCTTCGGCTGCCCGGTTTGGATGGCGCCAGGGTTTGCGAGAGCGTTCGGGCGGACGAAAAACTTAGGGATATCTCCGTTCTCGCCATTTCGGGTTATGACCCGGGCGTCACGGGCCCTGAAGCCCTGGCCGCGGGGGCGGATGTGTTCCTTCCGAAACCCTTTCGTCCCGATCAAATCTTGTCCGAAGCTAAAAAACTTCTTCCTCACTCCTTCCTTTAG
- a CDS encoding P-II family nitrogen regulator: MKYIVAIIQPDRLDDVLDALEEKAIHLVTVTNVMGRGRQKGISEVYRSHREGGSLLKKVKIEVAVNEEYVDPTLDAIRTAARTGNVGDGKIFVLDLSQVLRIRTGETGRLAIG; this comes from the coding sequence ATGAAATACATCGTAGCCATTATTCAGCCGGACAGATTGGACGACGTGTTGGATGCCCTGGAAGAAAAAGCGATTCACCTTGTGACGGTCACGAACGTCATGGGACGCGGTCGCCAAAAAGGAATTTCTGAAGTTTATCGAAGTCACCGGGAAGGCGGAAGCCTCTTAAAAAAAGTAAAGATTGAGGTGGCGGTTAACGAAGAATACGTGGACCCCACGCTGGACGCTATTCGAACCGCGGCCCGGACGGGCAATGTGGGAGATGGGAAAATTTTCGTCTTAGATCTAAGTCAGGTTCTGCGAATTCGCACGGGCGAAACAGGACGGTTGGCCATCGGCTAA